In Oleiharenicola lentus, the following are encoded in one genomic region:
- the fliN gene encoding flagellar motor switch protein FliN produces the protein MEEKTLDIVLDVKVKVTVQLGSCHLPMRDVLELSPGSVVQLTQQANDPVGLYVNDKLVAYGEVVVVEDHFGIKITELVGSGQP, from the coding sequence ATGGAAGAAAAAACCCTTGATATCGTCCTCGACGTGAAGGTCAAAGTGACCGTGCAGCTTGGCTCCTGCCATCTGCCGATGCGCGACGTGCTTGAGCTGTCGCCCGGCTCCGTCGTCCAGCTCACGCAACAGGCCAACGACCCCGTCGGTCTCTACGTCAACGACAAGCTCGTCGCCTACGGCGAGGTCGTCGTGGTCGAGGACCACTTCGGCATCAAGATCACCGAGTTGGTCGGCAGCGGCCAGCCATGA
- a CDS encoding flagellar motor switch protein FliM has protein sequence MADDKNKAASDFLDQSEIDKLLSQGVAADGPAKRMLIRADGRPPAAGAPAPKVEPYDFRNPAFLSEFELRRLRLVHEDFIRYLSARLSLFLRMEFGLKMAKLTTANYAKFTESLPSPTHICLFKAEPLTGVSIIDINPRLALTIADRLLGGRGHSVKSERYLTEIEVALMDDVVLMILEEWCHQWKAEQELTPLIVGHENSGRFLQTSPRDAVVLAMTLEASFGDCSEQIQIGVPYYTIEPLVRKMQARRQKDATVAAPAAKRATWQESYDNITMPVRAEWDGFTVSLREITSLRVGDVVEMPADQIRRTNVLLNGVPKFAGTVGLDSDRVAVQLTAKLDADSKPITAPSPHGRKNP, from the coding sequence ATGGCAGACGACAAAAACAAGGCCGCGAGCGACTTTCTCGACCAGTCCGAGATCGACAAACTGCTTTCGCAGGGCGTCGCCGCCGATGGTCCGGCGAAGCGCATGCTCATCCGCGCGGACGGTCGTCCCCCCGCGGCCGGCGCGCCCGCGCCCAAGGTCGAGCCCTATGACTTCCGCAACCCGGCCTTTCTCTCGGAGTTCGAGCTGCGCCGCCTGCGCCTCGTGCACGAGGACTTCATCCGTTACCTGAGCGCGCGCCTGTCGTTGTTCCTGCGCATGGAATTCGGCCTGAAGATGGCCAAGCTCACCACGGCCAATTACGCCAAGTTCACCGAGTCGCTGCCCAGCCCCACGCACATCTGCCTGTTCAAGGCCGAGCCGCTCACGGGTGTCAGCATCATCGACATCAATCCCCGCCTTGCCCTCACCATCGCCGACCGTCTCCTGGGCGGCCGCGGCCACTCGGTGAAGTCCGAGCGCTACCTCACCGAGATCGAGGTGGCCCTGATGGACGATGTCGTGCTCATGATCCTTGAGGAGTGGTGCCACCAGTGGAAGGCCGAGCAGGAACTCACCCCGCTCATCGTCGGCCACGAGAACAGCGGCCGCTTCCTCCAGACCTCGCCCCGCGACGCCGTCGTGCTGGCCATGACGCTCGAGGCCAGCTTCGGCGACTGCTCCGAGCAGATCCAGATCGGCGTGCCCTATTACACGATCGAACCGCTCGTGCGGAAGATGCAGGCCCGCCGCCAGAAGGACGCCACCGTCGCTGCGCCGGCCGCCAAGCGCGCCACCTGGCAGGAGTCCTACGACAACATCACCATGCCGGTCCGCGCCGAATGGGACGGTTTCACCGTCAGCCTGCGCGAGATCACCAGCCTGCGCGTGGGTGACGTGGTCGAGATGCCGGCCGACCAGATCCGCCGCACCAACGTCCTGCTCAACGGCGTGCCCAAGTTCGCCGGCACCGTCGGCCTCGATTCCGACCGCGTCGCCGTGCAACTCACGGCCAAACTCGACGCCGACAGCAAACCCATCACCGCCCCCTCTCCCCATGGAAGAAAAAACCCTTGA
- a CDS encoding flagellar basal body-associated FliL family protein, with the protein MAAKADAKEAPATPPAAAEKEAAPAPKGGAIKTWLPVALAVIAAPAASWAVAQFVLLPKLEARLAAVHSGEHPAPAAKPAKPAKKEKASGGHGSKEAPAGTDTYEFTNVVVNLSGTMGTRYLKTSFVITGVEPDTIKDAFEENKAKLTDVTLGVLSSVSLADLEEPGAKNILREKLVAAYNQALGSRVAEQIYFSDFVVQ; encoded by the coding sequence ATGGCCGCCAAAGCAGACGCCAAGGAAGCTCCCGCGACGCCCCCGGCGGCCGCGGAGAAAGAGGCCGCGCCCGCCCCCAAGGGCGGCGCGATCAAGACCTGGCTGCCGGTGGCGCTCGCGGTCATCGCGGCCCCCGCCGCCAGCTGGGCCGTCGCCCAGTTTGTGCTGCTGCCCAAGCTCGAGGCCCGGCTCGCCGCCGTTCACAGCGGCGAGCACCCGGCCCCCGCCGCCAAGCCGGCCAAGCCCGCCAAGAAGGAGAAAGCCTCCGGCGGCCACGGCAGCAAGGAGGCGCCCGCCGGAACCGACACCTACGAGTTCACCAACGTCGTCGTGAACCTTTCCGGCACGATGGGCACGCGCTACCTCAAGACCAGCTTCGTCATCACCGGCGTCGAGCCCGACACGATCAAGGACGCCTTCGAGGAGAACAAGGCCAAGCTCACCGATGTCACGCTCGGCGTGCTTTCCTCGGTCAGCCTCGCCGACCTCGAGGAGCCCGGCGCGAAGAACATCCTGCGCGAGAAGCTTGTGGCCGCCTACAACCAGGCGCTCGGCTCCCGCGTCGCCGAGCAGATCTATTTTTCCGACTTCGTGGTCCAGTAA
- a CDS encoding flagellar hook-basal body complex protein, whose product MPLIGTLTSGVSALRTFSKGLEVIGGNIANVNTTAYKSSSTSFSDTFSNTVGTASGNAQIGSGVQLANIATHYSQGALTSTGKATDLGIAGKGYFVVQDGANDFATRDGAFHFDSTGALVNAQGKAVLSASNAPIVVPNFSAVSNISIGLDGTITAFYNDGTPDDTSQQIGVITVDDESKLLKQANNLFDFGSVSATLPVPAAPVAGTKIQSGALEQSNVDLTEQFAELITTQRSFQAASRLVTVSDSVLEDIVNLKRS is encoded by the coding sequence ATGCCCCTCATCGGCACCCTCACCTCCGGCGTCAGCGCTCTCCGCACCTTCAGCAAGGGCCTTGAAGTCATCGGCGGCAACATCGCCAACGTCAACACGACCGCCTACAAGAGCTCGTCCACGAGCTTCTCGGACACCTTCAGCAACACGGTCGGCACCGCCAGCGGCAACGCCCAGATCGGCTCCGGCGTGCAGCTCGCCAACATCGCCACGCACTACTCGCAGGGCGCGCTCACCAGCACCGGCAAGGCCACCGACCTCGGCATCGCCGGCAAGGGCTACTTCGTCGTGCAGGACGGCGCCAACGACTTCGCCACGCGCGACGGCGCCTTCCACTTCGACAGCACCGGCGCCCTCGTGAACGCCCAGGGCAAGGCCGTGCTCAGCGCCTCCAACGCCCCCATTGTCGTCCCGAATTTCAGCGCCGTGAGCAACATCAGCATCGGCCTCGACGGCACGATCACCGCTTTCTACAACGACGGCACGCCCGACGACACCTCCCAGCAGATCGGCGTCATCACCGTGGACGACGAGTCCAAGCTGCTCAAGCAGGCCAACAACCTTTTCGACTTCGGCTCCGTGTCGGCCACGCTGCCGGTCCCGGCCGCCCCCGTCGCGGGCACCAAGATCCAGTCCGGCGCGCTCGAGCAGTCCAACGTGGACCTCACCGAGCAGTTCGCCGAGCTCATCACCACCCAGCGCAGCTTCCAGGCGGCCTCCCGCCTTGTGACCGTCTCCGACTCCGTGCTCGAGGACATCGTCAACCTGAAGCGCAGCTAA
- a CDS encoding flagellar hook capping FlgD N-terminal domain-containing protein translates to MSTVSNIASTAQTPTFGYGENTVRSIKKTLGSDDFMKLLAVQFQSQDPMKPMEDTAFIAQMAQFSALDQSSSMVKEMALLRADQQTLTASGMLGRNVTVEDADGLPVTGQVSAVESTADGPVLVIDGVRYPVSSVQRVEYTPPVYPSTTADLPPAA, encoded by the coding sequence ATGAGCACTGTGTCCAACATCGCCTCCACCGCCCAGACCCCCACCTTCGGCTACGGTGAAAACACCGTGCGCTCGATCAAGAAGACGCTCGGCTCCGACGACTTCATGAAGCTCCTCGCCGTGCAGTTCCAGAGCCAGGACCCGATGAAGCCGATGGAAGACACCGCTTTCATCGCGCAGATGGCCCAGTTCTCCGCCCTCGACCAGAGCAGCTCGATGGTGAAGGAGATGGCGCTCCTCCGCGCCGACCAGCAGACCCTCACCGCCAGCGGCATGCTCGGCCGCAACGTCACCGTCGAGGACGCCGACGGCCTGCCGGTCACCGGCCAGGTTTCGGCGGTCGAGAGCACGGCCGACGGCCCGGTGCTCGTCATCGATGGCGTCCGTTACCCGGTCTCCAGCGTCCAGCGCGTGGAATACACGCCTCCCGTTTACCCGTCCACCACGGCCGACCTTCCTCCGGCGGCCTGA
- a CDS encoding MotE family protein — MKKLAHPVVASVLGIVLGTAVGLGWFWRASELIVAAAIAAVPPSPMEQNKAQGWDFWTIEIDGLASELKEERARLRQQAEQLNQRAARLSAEQQELAKVRTEIEALRAEIGRKVVEIAADESKNLRALAQTYATLTPRGAVAILREMDDTTVVKILSLMKSETVAPIFEEMAKTASPEGTLAKRAGALSEKLRLMKAAKSAS; from the coding sequence ATGAAGAAGCTCGCCCATCCCGTTGTCGCCTCCGTCCTCGGCATCGTGCTCGGCACCGCCGTGGGCCTCGGCTGGTTCTGGCGCGCATCCGAGCTGATCGTCGCCGCCGCGATCGCGGCCGTGCCGCCTTCGCCCATGGAGCAGAACAAGGCCCAGGGCTGGGATTTCTGGACCATTGAGATCGACGGTCTTGCCTCCGAACTCAAGGAGGAGCGCGCGCGCCTGCGCCAGCAGGCCGAGCAGCTCAACCAGCGCGCCGCCCGCCTCTCGGCCGAGCAGCAGGAACTCGCCAAGGTACGGACCGAAATCGAGGCGCTCCGCGCCGAGATCGGGCGCAAGGTCGTGGAGATCGCCGCCGACGAGTCCAAGAACCTCCGCGCCCTCGCGCAGACCTACGCCACGCTCACCCCGCGGGGCGCCGTCGCCATCCTGCGCGAAATGGACGACACCACCGTCGTGAAAATACTTTCCCTCATGAAGTCCGAGACCGTCGCCCCCATCTTCGAGGAGATGGCCAAGACCGCTTCGCCCGAGGGCACGCTCGCCAAACGCGCGGGCGCCCTCTCCGAAAAACTCCGCCTCATGAAGGCCGCCAAGTCCGCCTCCTGA